In Mytilus edulis chromosome 6, xbMytEdul2.2, whole genome shotgun sequence, the following proteins share a genomic window:
- the LOC139526773 gene encoding ankyrin repeat domain-containing protein 29-like: MIECLIDHGDSNLVHGRFIWQNSPDNKNSNIDYIIEIPDDYLKSYLERFIQDWSAGKVRVIFMNNNMSVPLFRKHLLQHLQQMKKSKQVTLANTKDTVLPKEHHGSGNTPLILTCYDGYTDMVHWLLHNDVDVDQWRDDGVTGLYMACQEGHNDIVKLLLERNPNVDLCDKDGFTPLIRACIRNYISIVQMLIKNKPNINAQTYDGGNALYFSALNGNIEIMQLLLENNADCNICGYKKQYVIDTITNHSWKTLENVKKNIYESLVKKASPHVADYISKKSVDFVFDVDAGSSPLHIACFMGKIDIVSCLLDHNADINMTKEDGSSPLCFACEVGHEDIVCLLLDKGADTQICRLDGESPLKIATDNGHASIEIVLKNHTKKEDKRSF, from the coding sequence ATGATTGAATGTTTGATAGACCACGGTGATAGTAATTTAGTACATGGACGTTTTATCTGGCAGAATTCACCGGACAACAAGAACAGTAACATAGACTACATTATTGAAATACCAGATGATTATTTGAAATCATATTTAGAAAGGTTTATACAGGACTGGTCAGCAGGAAAGGTGAGAGTTATTTTCATGAACAACAATATGTCAGTACCATTATTTAGAAAACATTTATTACAGCACttacaacaaatgaaaaaatcaaagcAAGTAACATTAGCCAATACCAAGGATACAGTGTTACCAAAAGAGCATCATGGATCAGGTAATACTCCACTTATACTTACTTGTTATGATGGTTATACTGACATGGTACATTGGTTGTTACATAATGATGTGGATGTGGATCAGTGGAGAGATGATGGGGTTACAGGACTGTACATGGCATGTCAGGAAGGACATAATGATATAGTTaagttactgttagagaggaatcctaatgttgatctatgtgacaaGGATGGTTTTACACCACTGATCAGAGCATGTATCCGTAACTACATCAGCATAGtacaaatgttaattaaaaataaaccaaacatTAATGCCCAGACCTATGATGGAGGTAATGCTTTATATTTCAGTGCACTGAATGGAAACATAGAGATAATGCAGTTACTGTTAGAGAATAATGCTGACTGTAATATCTGTGGCTATAAAAAACAGTATGTAATAGATACAATAACTAATCACTCATGGAAAACATTAGAAAAcgtaaaaaagaatatttatgaAAGCCTTGTGAAGAAAGCATCACCACATGTGGCAGATTATATCAGTAAGAAGTCAGTAGATTTTGTGTTTGATGTGGATGCTGGTTCTTCTCCATTACACATTGCCTGTTTTATGGGTAAGATAGATATAGTCAGTTGTCTTCTGGACCACAATGCTGACATCAACATGACAAAAGAAGATGGATCATCACCATTATGTTTTGCATGTGAAGTAGGACATGAGGATATTGTATGTTTATTGTTAGATAAAGGAGCAGATACACAGATATGTAGACTTGATGGGGAATCTCCGTTAAAGATTGCTACAGATAATGGACATGCATCTATAGAAATTGTGTTAAAAAATCACACAAAGAAGGAGGACAAACGTTCTTTTTAA